One Malus domestica chromosome 11, GDT2T_hap1 genomic region harbors:
- the LOC103446981 gene encoding probable serine/threonine-protein kinase PBL16: MGNCWYSREPSVYRVSSNAKSESSKDQSPSVKHREDDSKLPSNPEEVEILRRDSAANPLIAFTFSELKIITANFRQDRMLGGGGFGSVYKGFITEDLREGIDPLPVAVKVHDGDNSYQGHREWLAEVIFLGQLSHPNLVKLIGYCCEDEQRVLIYEYMARGSVENNLFSRVLLPLTWSIRMKIAFGAAKGLAFLHEAEKPVIYRDFKTSNILLDLDYNAKLSDFGLAKDGPVGDKSHVSTRIMGTYGYAAPEYILTGHLTPRSDVYSFGVVLLELLTGRKSLDKSQPAREQNLTDWALPMLKEKKKVLNIVDPRLEGDYPVKGVQKAAILVYHCLNRNPKARPLMRDIVDSLEPLQVPEEVSDKKTVTEIIQFPEAETKRKEDPV; this comes from the exons ATGGGGAATTGCTGGTACAGTCGGGAACCTTCTGTTTACAGAGTCTCTTCCAATGCCAAGTCAG AGTCCTCAAAAGACCAGAGCCCCTCAGTGAAACATAGGGAAGATGATAGTAAGTTACCATCAAATCCTGAAGAAGTTGAGATCCTACGTCGTGATTCAGCTGCAAATCCTTTGATTGCATTCACATTCAGTGAACTAAAGATAATCACTGCAAACTTCAGGCAAGATCGCATGTTGGGTGGGGGAGGATTTGGAAGTGTGTATAAGGGGTTCATTACTGAGGATTTAAGAGAGGGGATTGACCCCCTTCCTGTAGCTGTTAAAGTTCATGACGGTGATAACAGTTATCAAGGACACAGAGAATGGCTG GCCGAAGTCATATTTTTGGGGCAGCTTTCTCATCCAAATTTGGTAAAGCTCATCGGATATTGTTGTGAGGATGAACAACGGGTGCTGATATATGAGTATATGGCTCGGGGTAGTGTGGAAAACAATTTATTTTCCA GAGTGCTGCTTCCTCTGACTTGGTCCATAAGGATGAAGATTGCATTTGGTGCTGCTAAAGGACTTGCCTTTCTCCATGAGGCCGAGAAACCTGTCATCTATCGTGATTTTAAGACATCTAATATTCTGTTGGATCTG GACTATAATGCAAAGCTCTCTGACTTTGGCCTTGCAAAAGATGGACCGGTGGGGGACAAATCTCATGTTTCTACGCGCATAATGGGGACATATGGATATGCCGCACCTGAGTACATCTTGACAG GCCATCTAACTCCTAGAAGTGATGTTTATAGCTTTGGTGTTGTTCTTCTCGAACTTCTGACCGGTAGGAAATCTTTAGACAAGTCACAGCCAGCCCGAGAGCAAAACCTTACCGACTGGGCTCTCCCGATgctgaaagagaagaagaaggtgctgaACATTGTTGATCCGAGACTAGAAGGAGATTATCCTGTTAAAGGAGTTCAAAAGGCAGCCATACTAGTGTATCATTGCTTGAACCGAAACCCAAAAGCAAGGCCTCTAATGCGAGATATTGTTGACTCTTTGGAGCCTCTGCAGGTTCCGGAGGAAGTTTCTGACAAAAAAACTGTAACCGAGATCATCCAGTTTCCGGAAGCTGAAACTAAAAGAAAAGAAGACCCGGTGTAA
- the LOC103446980 gene encoding ruBisCO large subunit-binding protein subunit beta, chloroplastic, whose product MASTFAAMTSVGSLAAPSGRVIDRKFDNLSSHASFSSFSVSRRQNVALRRTRSPRICAMAKELHFNKDGSAIKKLQTGVNKLADLVGVTLGPKGRNVVLESKYGSPKIVNDGVTVAKEVELEDPVENIGAKLVRQAAAKTNDLAGDGTTTSVVLAQGLIAEGVKVVAAGANPVLITRGIEKTTRALVNELKLISKEVEDSELADVAAVSAGNNYEVGNMIAEALSKVGRKGVVTLEEGKSAENSLYVVEGMQFDRGYISPYFVTDSEKMAVEYENCKLLLVDKKITNARDLINILEEAIRGGYPVVIIAEDIEQEALATLVVNKLRGALKIAALKAPGFGDRKSQYLDDIAILTGGTVIREEVGLTLENAGKEVLGHASKVVLTKDSSTIVGDGSTQEAVNKRVAQIKNLIEAAEQDYEREKLNERIAKLSGGVAVIQVGAQTETELKEKKLRVEDALNATKAAVEEGIVVGGGCTLLRLASKVDTIKDTLDNDEEKVGADIVKRALSYPLKLIAKNAGVNGSVVSEKVLSNDNPKYGYNAATGNYEDLMAAGIIDPTKVVRCCLEHASSVAKTFLMSDCVVVEIKEPEPAVPAGNPMDNSGYGY is encoded by the exons ATGGCATCCACATTTGCAGCCATGACTTCAGTTGGTTCCTTGGCTGCTCCTAGCGGCCGTGTCATTGACAGGAAATTCGACAACTTGTCGTCTCATGCTTCATTCTCTTCATTCTCCGTCTCTAGAAGGCAGAATGTGGCTTTGAGGAGGACACGGTCTCCCAGGATCTGTGCCATGGCCAAGGAATTGCACTTCAACAAGGATGGCTCTGCCATCAAGAAACTACAG ACTGGTGTCAACAAGCTCGCCGACCTTGTTGGGGTTACACTTGGTCCAAAGGGAAGGAATGTCGTTCTAGAGAGCAAGTATGGCTCCCCCAAAATTGTTAACGATGGTGTAACCGTTGCAAAAGAG GTTGAGTTGGAGGACCCTGTTGAGAACATTGGAGCTAAGTTAGTGAGACAGGCAGCTGCCAAGACTAATGACCTAGCTGGTGATGGTACAACCACTTCTGTTGTTCTTGCACAAGGTCTTATTGCTGAAGGTGTCAAG GTGGTTGCAGCTGGGGCAAACCCTGTTTTAATCACACGTGGCATTGAAAAGACCACCAGAGCTCTAGTAAATGAGCTTAAGTTGATCTCTAAAGAG GTTGAAGACAGTGAGctggcagatgtggcagctgtTAGTGCAGGAAACAACTATGAAGTAGGAAACATGATTGCCGAAGCTTTGAGCAAGGTGGGTAGGAAAGGTGTGGTGACCCTTGAAGAGGGAAAGAGCGCTGAGAACAGCCTGTACGTTGTTGAAGGAATGCAATTCGATCGTGGTTATATCTCACCTTACTTTGTCACTGACAGCGAGAAAATGGCAGTTGAATATGAGAACTGCAAG TTGCTTCTTGTTGATAAAAAGATTACAAATGCAAGGGACCTTATTAACATTTTGGAGGAAGCTATTAGAGGAGGATACCCAGTTGTAATCATTGCAGAAGACATTGAACAAGAAGCTCTTGCAACTCTTGTTGTAAACAAGCTAAGAGGAGCTCTTAAGATTGCTGCCCTTAAAGCTCCAGGGTTTGGTGATCGCAAGAGCCAGTACCTTGATGATATTGCTATTCTAACTGGAG GAACTGTTATCAGAGAGGAGGTAGGACTCACATTAGAGAATGCTGGAAAGGAGGTCCTTGGCCATGCTTCGAAAGTGGTTCTTACAAAGGATAGCTCCACAATTGTTGGTGATGGAAGTACCCAGGAAGCAGTTAACAAGCGAGTTGCCCAAATTAAGAACCTCATTGAG GCGGCAGAGCAGGACTATGAAAGAGAAAAGCTGAATGAAAGGATTGCAAAACTATCTGGTGGTGTTGCTGTTATACAG GTTGGAGCACAAACTGAGACAGAGCTGAAAGAAAAGAAGCTGAGGGTCGAAGATGCTCTGAATGCAACGAAG GCAGCTGTTGAGGAAGGTATTGTTGTTGGAGGTGGATGCACACTTCTGAGGTTAGCATCGAAGGTTGACACAATCAAAGATACTCTTGATAATGATGAAGAAAAG GTTGGAGCAGATATCGTTAAAAGAGCTCTTAGTTACCCTCTGAAATTAATTGCCAAGAATGCTGGTGTAAATGGAAGTGTTGTCAGTGAGAAG GTGCTTTCAAATGACAATCCCAAGTATGGATACAATGCTGCCACTGGAAACTATGAAGATTTAATGGCTGCTGGAATCATTGATCCAACCAAG gTGGTGAGATGTTGCCTGGAGCATGCATCCTCTGTTGCGAAAACTTTCTTAATGTCAGACTGTGTAGTTGTCGAGATTAAAGAGCCAGAACCAGCAGTGCCCGCCGGCAACCCCATGGACAACTCAG GCTACGGTTACTAA
- the LOC103446979 gene encoding pumilio homolog 12: MEDGRTELEFDEFEKLLGEIPNATSGNTHSEESGTKNASLSPICVNSCKGPLSDKLHNNGRLDEGKNSAKKIQKSPVKRVQREVTNLPDDQSLTSALAGLSFDGAVNMEAGSHVENCKSLQNYFSMDGQIPNSLKMQVSSMDTPVMVVPSFQAPNNIPCGFYEFDVTNSGQESSNMSKFNSEELKKPQAAYSQPVENLSPGVPLAHAVEGFQFLSNVPAPGLQFPLTSDHQQQFFLDAQSRIPYQHSQQNQISWRNMEEEQYHRMQEQYVYLQQVHDQRLEAQHLVQGNGIIASRLTRPNPRHPHFEVPISHRLEQSNQERIWNNYVVPRGPHESNPALSYTDFNRVQVLDKLGKQSFPEKILTRSQGMNTLKAVKFGAVGTDESLTHISQNGKVVSNGHFRHALSTRNTGCFQLDSLNTWGMFPSLMHLKNTDMKVLPQKYTDLKTLPQKYNSMDEITGRIYLMAKDQHGCRFLQRKFSEGTPKDVENIFFEIIDHIVELMTDPFGNYLIQKLLEVCDEDQQMQILHSITKKPGELVRISCDMHGTRAVQKVIETLKTPEQFSMVVSSLKPGIVMLIKNTNGNHVAQRCLQYLTREYREFLFVAATTNCVELATDRHGCCVLQKCLSHSDAEQRNRLICKITSNALILSQDPFGNYVVQFVFELQLPWATLDILDQLEGNYGDLSVQKYSSNVVEKSLKYACEERRIRIIQELIENPRLDQVMQDPYGNYVVQAALSQSKGILHSKLVDAIKPHMPVLRTSPYGKKILSSNILKK; the protein is encoded by the exons ATGGAAGATGGAAGAACTGAACTAGagtttgatgaatttgaaaagctTCTGGGTGAGATACCAAATGCTACTTCTGGGAACACACATTCTGAGGAATCTGGAACAAAGAATGCGTCATTGTCTCCCATCTGTGTGAACTCCTGCAAAGGACCATTGAGTGACAAACTCCATAACAATGGGAGGCTGGATGAGGGGAAGAACTCGGCaaagaaaattcagaaatcACCTGTGAAAAGGGTTCAACGAGAGGTAACAAATCTGCCCGATGATCAATCCTTAACGTCTGCACTCGCAGGACTGAGCTTTGATGGCGCAGTGAATATGGAAGCTGGGAGTCATGTCGAAAATTGTAAATCCTTGCAGAACTACTTTTCAATGGATGGACAAATCCCAAACAGCTTAAAGATGCAGGTTTCAAGCATGGATACGCCGGTCATGGTTGTTCCCTCTTTCCAAGCACCAAATAATATACCTTGTGGATTTTATGAGTTTGATGTGACAAACTCAGGCCAAGAAAGTTCAAACATGTCAAAGTTCAATTCTGAAGAGCTTAAGAAACCGCAGGCTGCCTATTCACAACCTGTTGAAAATTTATCTCCTGGTGTTCCTCTAGCTCATGCAGTGGAAGGTTTTCAGTTCCTCTCTAATGTGCCTGCTCCTGGTCTGCAGTTTCCTCTAACTTCTGATCATCAGCAGCAATTCTTTCTTGATGCACAATCTCGTATTCCTTACCAACATTCGCAACAGAATCAAATTAGCTGGAGAAACATGGAAGAGGAGCAATACCATAGGATGCAGGAGCAATATGTATACTTGCAGCAGGTTCATGATCAGCGGTTGGAAGCTCAGCATCTGGTTCAAGGGAATGGGATTATCGCAAGCAGGCTCACGCGTCCAAACCCAAGGCACCCCCATTTTGAGGTGCCAATCTCTCATCGGCTTGAACAATCTAATCAAGAACGAATATGGAACAATTATGTGGTTCCCAGGGGTCCACACGAATCGAATCCTGCTCTTTCGTACACAGATTTTAACAGGGTTCAAGTTCTTGACAAGTTGGGAAAGCAGAGTTTTCCTGAGAAGATTCTAACAAGATCACAGGGAATGAACACACTAAAAGCTGTGAAGTTTGGTGCTGTTGGAACAGATGAATCACTTACTCATATTAGCCAGAATGGCAAAGTTGTCTCGAATGGTCATTTCCGGCATGCCTTATCTACTCGAAATACCGGGTGCTTTCAATTGGATAGTTTGAACACATGGGGTATGTTCCCTAGTTTAATGCATCTTAAGAATACAGATATGAAGGTGCTACCTCAGAAATATACTGATCTGAAGACATTGCCTCAGAAATATAACTCCATGGATGAAATTACTGGAAGAATTTATCTAATGGCTAAGGATCAGCATGGTTGCCGCTTCTTACAAAGAAAGTTTTCTGAAGGCACCCCAAAAGATGTcgaaaatattttctttgagaTCATTGATCACATTGTTGAGCTCATGACAGACCCTTTTGGGAATTACCTCATCCAGAAGCTGCTTGAAGTGTGTGATGAGGATCAGCAAATGCAAATTCTTCATTCAATCACTAAAAAGCCAGGGGAACTTGTTAGGATTTCATGTGATATGCATGG GACTCGAGCTGTTCAAAAGGTTATTGAAACCCTCAAAACTCCAGAGCAGTTTTCCATGGTTGTTTCATCGCTAAAGCCAGGGATAGTGATGTTGATAAAGAACACAAATGGAAATCACGTTGCACAGCGCTGCTTACAGTATTTAACACGTGAATATCGTGAG TTTCTTTTCGTAGCTGCAACTACTAACTGTGTAGAGCTTGCAACTGACCGCCATGGTTGTTGTGTGCTACAAAAATGCCTTAGCCATTCGGATGCTGAACAAAGAAACCGATTAATCTGCAAGATTACTTCAAATGCACTAATCCTTTCTCAAGATCCATTTGG GAACTATGTTGTACAATTTGTCTTTGAACTTCAGCTTCCGTGGGCAACTTTAGATATTCTTGACCAGTTGGAGGGTAATTATGGGGATTTGTCTGTGCAGAAGTATAGCAGTAATGTGGTTGAGAAAAGCCTGAAATATGCATGTGAAGAGCGGCGCATACGCATTATCCAGGAGCTGATAGAAAATCCGCGCTTGGATCAAGTCATGCAAGACCCTTATGGAAATTATGTTGTCCAAGCAGCGCTTAGTCAGTCAAAA GGAATCCTTCATTCTAAGTTGGTGGATGCAATAAAACCTCACATGCCTGTTCTTCGAACCAGTCCTTATGGGAAGAAAATCCTCTCTAGCAACATTTTGAAGAAATAA
- the LOC103446978 gene encoding protein MET1, chloroplastic-like: MSLASTSHLSLCSSPPLPPRSALTKQQNHHPLLFSPTKNFSGLSTSSCFLNTHLVRLSVFVVKASETESKPAESGSEGGGEGKGKPEAYEEYEVEVVQPYGLKFSKGRDGGTYIDAIAPGGSADKTGKFTVGDKVVATSAVFGDEIWPAAEYGRTMYTIRQRIGPLLMRMQKRYGNLDTSGELTEKEIIRAERNSGVISGKLRDIQMQNYLRKKEQKAQRESELRQGLQLYKGGKYEEALEKFESVLGSKPELDEASVASYNVACCYSKLNQIQAGISALEDALKAGFEDFKRIRTDPDLENLRKSDAFDPLLKRFDESFINENAINAIKSIFGIFDKK, translated from the exons ATGTCTTTGGCTTCAACAAGTCACCTGTCTCTCTGTTCTTCACCGCCATTGCCACCAAGAAGTGCTTTGACCAAGCAGCAGAACCACCACCCACTTCTGTTTTCTCCGACCAAGAATTTCTCTGGTCTGAGCACTTCAAGCTGTTTTCTCAACACCCATTTAGTAAGACTGTCTGTTTTCGTCGTAAAAGCATCGGAAACTGAGTCGAAACCAGCAGAGAGTGGAAgtgaaggaggaggagagggaAAAGGAAAACCAGAAGCATATGAAGAGTATGAGGTGGAAGTGGTGCAGCCTTACGGGCTGAAATTCTCCAAGGGCCGAGACGGCGGAACTTACATTGATGCCATTGCGCCCGGTGGATCTGCTGACAAAACTGGCAAGTTCACCGTTGGCGATAAAGTTGTTGCCACAAG TGCAGTTTTTGGGGATGAAATATGGCCTGCTGCCGAGTATGGGAGGACAATGTACACCATTCGCCAGAGGATCGGTCCACTTCTCATGCGAATGCAGAAGAGATACG GCAATTTAGATACTTCAGGTGAATTAACAGAAAAGGAGATTATCAGAGCTGAGAGGAATTCTGGTGTAATTAGCGGAAAATTGAGGGATATCCAA ATGCAAAACTACCTGAGGAAAAAGGAACAAAAGGCGCAGAGAGAAAGTGAACTTCGACAAGGCCTCCAGCTTTATAA GGGCGGGAAATATGAGGAAGCATTGGAGAAATTTGAATCTGTGCTAGGATCAAAACCTGAGTTAGATGAAGCTTCAGTGGCAAGTTACAATGTTGCTTGTTGTTATTCTAAGCTTAATCAG ATACAAGCTGGGATCTCTGCACTTGAGGATGCCCTGAAAGCTGGATTTGAAGACTTCAAG AGAATTCGGACTGATCCTGACCTAGAGAATTTAAGAAAATCTGATGCTTTTGATCCTCTATTGAAAAGATTTGACGAATCATTCATCAACGAAAATGCCATCAACGCCATAAAATCTATATTTGGCATTTTCGACAAGAAATAG
- the LOC103446975 gene encoding lysine--tRNA ligase, chloroplastic/mitochondrial-like, translating into MDAVKLWSLSSQPLKHLFRVACTTTTTTLRRPFSHSSSYSRVVLRCCSSTSTTTTTPANAARAGGRNRRASTSSSTSDKDAVRAIRLKKVEELRSKGLEPYAYGWERTHSANQLQDIYKDLADGEEAKGEKDAVSIAGRIVARRAFGKLAFLTLRDDSGTIQLYCEKERLADEQFDQLKALVDIGDIVGASGSIKRTEKGELSIYVNSFAILTKSLLPLPDKYHGLTDVDKRYRQRYVDMIANPEVADVFRKRAKIISEIRKAVESVGFIEVETPVLQGAAGGAEARPFVTHHNSLGRDLYLRIATELHLKRMLVGGFEKVYEIGRIFRNEGISTRHNPEFTTIEMYEAYSDYESMMNMAEEIVTQCALAVHGTLTVDYQGAEIHLERPWRRETMHNLVKESTGIDFGELSNDLKVAKEVTLKTLRVDLDHKDKVSIEACTSTGHLLNEVFEFAVEPKLLQPTFVLDYPIEISPLAKPHRRNAGLTERFELFICGRELANAFSELTDPMDQRGRLEEQVRQHNEKKAAGTSETDGADDKGKENDDLYEVTVDDDFLTALEYGMPPASGMGLGIDRLVMLLTNSASIRDVIAFPVLKVHQ; encoded by the exons ATGGATGCGGTGAAGCTATGGAGCCTATCCTCGCAGCCACTGAAGCACCTCTTCCGCGTTGcttgcaccaccaccaccaccactctcAGACGACCATtttctcattcttcttcgtattCTAGAGTTGTCCTCCGCTGTTGCtcttccacctccaccaccaccaccactcctGCCAACGCCGCCAGAGCCGGCGGCCGCAACCGGCGCGCATCGACATCTTCCTCCACCTCCGATAAAGACGCTGTTCGAGCCATTCGTTTGAAGAAG GTAGAAGAACTGAGGAGTAAAGGTTTGGAGCCATATGCTTATGGGTGGGAAAGGACTCACTCTGCTAATCAGCTGCAAGATATATACAAGGATTTAGCGGACGGTGAAGAGGCAAAAGGCGAGAAGGATGCTGTGTCCATCGCAGGAAGAATCGTGGCTCGCAGAGCGTTTGGAAAGCTTGCATTTTTGACACTGAGGGACGATTCCGGCACAATTCAG CTTTATTGTGAAAAGGAACGGCTTGCAGACGAACAATTTGATCAGCTAAAAGCACTTGTTGATATTGGTGATATAGTTGGTGCTAGTGGATCTATCAAACGGACAGAGAAAG GGGAGCTTTCGATATATGTGAATTCTTTTGCAATTCTTACAAAATCTCTACTCCCGCTGCCAGACAAGTATCATGGTCTAACAGATGTGGACAAGCGCTACCGTCAGCG GTATGTAGATATGATTGCTAATCCTGAGGTAGCTGATGTATTCCGGAAAAGAGCAAAG ATTATATCGGAGATACGGAAGGCAGTGGAGTCTGTTGGTTTCATTGAGGTTGAAACTCCAGTTCTGCAG GGAGCAGCTGGTGGAGCGGAAGCTAGGCCATTTGTAACACACCATAATTCACTTGGAAGGGACCTGTATTTGAGAATAGCAACCGAGCTCCACTTAAAGAGAATGCTG GTTGGTGGGTTTGAAAAAGTGTATGAGATTGGTCGAATATTCAGGAATGAAGGCATTTCAACTCGTCATAATCCTGAATTTACCACAATAgag ATGTATGAGGCATATTCAGACTATGAAAGCATGATGAACATGGCAGAGGAAATTGTTACACAATGTGCGCTTGCAGTTCATGGGACTCTCACTGTTGATTATCAG GGGGCGGAGATACATCTTGAGCGGCCTTGGAGGAGGGAAACCATGCACAATCTTGTAAAAGAATCCACTGGGATTGATTTTGGTGAGTTGAGCAATGATCTTAAAGTGGCTAAAGAAGTTACTTTGAAAACCCTCAGAGTTGACCTTGATCACAAAGACAAAGTTTCTATTGAAGCATGCACATCTACTGGCCACCTTCTTAATGAG GTTTTTGAGTTTGCTGTAGAACCAAAGCTTCTGCAACCCACATTTGTTTTAGACTATCCTATTGAGATATCTCCTCTGGCCAAGCCACACCGAAG AAATGCAGGGTTGACTGAGAGATTTGAGCTTTTCATCTGTGGTCGTGAGCTGGCCAATGCTTTCTCTGAACTAACTGATCCTATGGATCAG AGAGGACGGTTGGAAGAGCAAGTGAGGCAGCACAATGAGAAGAAAGCAGCAGGTACTTCCGAAACAGATGGTGCAGATGATAAAGGAAAGGAAAATGATGACTTGTATGAGGTGACTGTTGATGATGATTTCCTTACAGCTTTGGAATACGGGATGCCTCCAGCTTCAGGAATG GGACTTGGAATTGACAGGCTAGTCATGCTTTTAACAAACTCGGCGAGCATTAGAGATGTAATTGCTTTCCCGGTTCTTAAAGTTCATCAATAA
- the LOC103446973 gene encoding uncharacterized protein produces MVFNSLMVESVAHLSAEMWQYLACLPERLSSHQLLDLIFCLPLQQLGRLAFCLWTFLCVPPPDSYYSYSYSDSDDSSSTVDYDDYYYDPHSD; encoded by the coding sequence ATGGTGTTCAACAGCCTGATGGTGGAGTCGGTGGCGCACCTGTCGGCCGAGATGTGGCAGTACTTGGCATGCTTACCGGAGCGCTTGAGCAGCCACCAGCTGTTGGATCTCATCTTCTGCCTCCCTCTGCAGCAGTTGGGTCGCCTGGCTTTCTGCCTCTGGACCTTCCTCTGCGTCCCTCCGCCCGACTCCTACTACTCCTACTCTTACTCCGACTCCGATGACTCATCCTCCACCGTCGATTACGATGACTATTACTACGATCCCCACTCTGATTGA